A single Glycine soja cultivar W05 chromosome 14, ASM419377v2, whole genome shotgun sequence DNA region contains:
- the LOC114383561 gene encoding cucumisin-like, protein MISLGLSHLLQILTCILLLTRSFSKDDRKIYIVYMGDNPKGMESTELLHTSMVQSVLGRKIAADALLHSYKSFNGFVARLTKEEAARMKGIDGVVSIIPNRIHSLQTSRSWDFLGFPENVQRTNIESNIVVGVIDSGIWPNSYSFTDGGFGPPPRQLSCYNFTCNNKIIGAKYFRIGGGFEKEDIINPTDTSGHGSHCASTAAGNPVRSASLYGLGLGTARGGVPLARIAVYKVCWTKGCHDADILAAFDEAIRDGVDIISISVGPTIVLHLHYFEEVYAIGAFHAMKQGILTSKTADNLGPKPYTMSNYAPWYLSVAASTIDRKFFTNLQLGNGQTFQGISVNTFDPQYRGYPLIYGGDAPNIAGGYNSSISRYCPENSLDVALVKGKIVLCEDRPFPTFVGFVSGAAGVIISSTIPLVDAKVFALPAIHISQNDGRTVYSYLKSTRNPTATIFKSYEGKDSFAPYIAPFSSRGPNVITPDILKPDIAAPGVDILAAWSPISSISGVNGDVRVSNYNIISGTSMACPHVTAAAVYVKSFHPNWSPAMIKSALMTTATPMSSALNGDAEFAYGAGQINPIKAVNPGLVYDANEFDYVKFLCGQGYSTNLLRRITGDNSSCTPTNTGSVWHLNLPSFALSTARSTYTKVTFSRTVTNVGSATSRYVAKVITPNPSFLNIQVVPNVLVFSSLGQKRSFTLTIEGSIDADIVSSSLVWDDGTFQVRSPVVVYVPP, encoded by the exons ATGATCTCTCTAGGCCTTTCGCATCTCCTCCAAATTCTCACATGCATTCTGCTTTTGACTCGATCATTTTCTAAAGATGATCGAAAG ATTTACATCGTCTACATGGGTGATAATCCGAAGGGCATGGAATCCACAGAATTACTTCACACTAGCATGGTTCAAAGTGTCCTTGGCAG AAAAATTGCAGCAGATGCTTTGCTGCACAGCTACAAGAGTTTTAATGGGTTTGTGGCGAGGCTAACAAAAGAAGAAGCAGCAAGGATGAAAG GAATCGATGGTGTGGTCTCTATTATACCAAATAGAATCCATAGTCTCCAAACATCAAGGTCCTGGGACTTCCTCGGCTTCCCTGAAAATGTCCAAAGAACAAACATAGAAAGTAACATAGTCGTTGGAGTAATTGATAGTGGAATTTGGCCTAATTCTTATAGCTTTACTGACGGGGGATTTGGTCCACCACCACGACAATTGAGCTGCTATAACTTTACTTGCAATAA CAAAATAATTGGAGCAAAATATTTTCGCATTGGGGGCGGGTTTGAGAAAGAGGACATCATAAATCCAACGGATACGTCTGGTCACGGGTCTCATTGTGCATCCACTGCTGCTGGAAACCCAGTTAGGTCTGCAAGTTTATATGGGCTTGGCTTAGGGACAGCCAGAGGAGGGGTTCCATTAGCACGTATTGCTGTATATAAAGTTTGCTGGACGAAGGGTTGTCACGATGCTGATATCCTTGCAGCATTTGATGAAGCCATTAGAGATGGTGTTGACATTATTTCTATTTCAGTGGGACCTACAATCGTGTTACACCTCCATTATTTTGAGGAAGTATATGCAATAGGAGCTTTCCATGCAATGAAACAAGGCATATTAACGTCCAAAACTGCAGACAATTTGGGTCCAAAACCTTACACAATGTCAAATTATGCACCCTGGTACCTTTCTGTAGCTGCCTCCACTATAGACAGAAAGTTTTTTACCAATCTCCAACTGGGCAATGGCCAGACCTTTCAG GGAATTTCAGTGAATACATTTGATCCACAATATAGAGGTTATCCATTAATTTATGGTGGAGATGCACCCAACATAGCTGGTGGATATAATAGTTCAATATCCAG GTATTGCCCCGAAAATTCTTTGGATGTAGCtttggtgaagggaaaaattGTTTTGTGTGAAGACAGACCTTTTCCTACATTTGTGGGATTTGTTTCTGGGGCGGCTGGTGTTATAATTTCAAGTACAATACCTTTAGTTGACGCAAAGGTATTTGCATTGCCCGCAATTCACATTAGCCAAAATGACGGGAGAACGGTATATTCATATTTAAAGTCAACAAG AAATCCAACTGCTACCATATTTAAGAGTTATGAAGGCAAAGATTCATTTGCCCCTTACATTGCTCCATTCTCATCTAGAGGTCCAAATGTAATCACTCCAGACATTCTTAAG CCTGACATAGCTGCTCCAGGAGTTGACATTCTAGCTGCTTGGTCTCCAATTTCTTCTATTTCTGGTGTTAATGGAGATGTGAGAGTATCAAATTACAATATTATATCTGGAACTTCAATGGCATGCCCTCATGTTACTGCAGCAGCCGTCTACGTCAAATCATTTCATCCCAACTGGTCTCCTGCAATGATTAAATCCGCGTTAATGACAACTG CTACCCCAATGAGTTCTGCACTTAATGGAGATGCTGAATTTGCTTATGGTGCGGGGCAAATAAATCCTATCAAGGCAGTAAATCCTGGACTAGTTTATGATGCTAATGAATTTGATTACGTTAAGTTTCTGTGTGGACAAGGTTATAGTACAAATCTGTTGCGAAGAATTACAGGAGATAATAGTAGTTGTACACCAACAAATACGGGATCTGTTTGGCACCTTAATCTCCCATCTTTTGCTCTATCAACAGCTCGTTCAACGTATACTAAAGTCACTTTTAGTAGAACTGTTACAAATGTTGGATCAGCTACATCCAGGTATGTAGCCAAAGTAATAACTCCAAATCCATCTTTCTTAAACATCCAAGTAGTGCCAAATGTTTTGGTCTTCTCATCTTTGGGTCAGAAGAGGTCGTTCACCCTTACaattgaaggaagcattgatGCAGATATAGTTTCTTCGTCTTTGGTTTGGGATGATGGCACTTTTCAAGTAAGGAGCCCCGTCGTTGTTTATGTTCCTCCATAA